A window of the Desulfovibrio sp. TomC genome harbors these coding sequences:
- a CDS encoding lytic transglycosylase domain-containing protein, which produces MSAAYATLALVCLLGVSATAVAEPIYQFHDAKGGIHLSNRKLDQNFQPFDYMRLPAGTDHAKIMPFIRYYCRRHGVDPGLVRAMVEVESGFAVRAVSPKGAAGLMQIMPGTGHDLGLADAFDGANNLEAGIRYMHALLEAYGDVRLALAAYNAGPGRVKKGGSVPDIPETKAYVDKVLARCGTR; this is translated from the coding sequence ATGTCTGCCGCTTACGCCACGCTTGCCCTGGTCTGCCTCCTCGGTGTGTCTGCAACAGCCGTTGCCGAACCCATCTACCAGTTCCACGACGCCAAAGGCGGCATCCATTTAAGTAACCGGAAACTCGACCAGAACTTTCAGCCGTTTGACTACATGCGTCTGCCGGCCGGGACCGACCACGCCAAAATCATGCCGTTTATCCGCTACTACTGTCGCCGCCACGGCGTGGACCCGGGGCTGGTGCGGGCCATGGTGGAAGTGGAGTCGGGCTTTGCCGTGCGGGCCGTCTCTCCCAAGGGCGCGGCCGGGCTCATGCAGATCATGCCCGGCACCGGCCATGATCTTGGCCTGGCCGACGCCTTTGACGGGGCCAACAACCTGGAAGCCGGCATTCGCTATATGCACGCCCTGCTTGAGGCTTACGGCGATGTGCGCCTGGCCCTGGCCGCCTACAACGCCGGGCCTGGACGGGTGAAGAAGGGCGGCAGCGTGCCCGATATTCCGGAAACCAAAGCCTATGTGGACAAGGTCCTGGCCCGGTGCGGGACGCGCTGA
- a CDS encoding PulJ/GspJ family protein, producing the protein MRRENTQLSNRLGFTLIEVVAALVIMGMIALFATNMLGNAVRGYTAARNADEVAQKAQLALQRMTIEFSALDPSTSSGSATNLTYAYGGVSHTISQNSNTIYYSQSGNSYALLDGVAAGSLQFRYYTGYSSTAMTSFSSNSSINLIGVSFNMQGDDTSVGMSQSYSTRVKVNKIQ; encoded by the coding sequence ATGCGACGGGAAAACACGCAGCTCTCCAACCGATTGGGATTTACCCTGATCGAGGTGGTCGCCGCCCTGGTTATTATGGGGATGATCGCACTGTTTGCCACCAACATGTTGGGCAATGCCGTGCGGGGTTACACGGCGGCGCGCAACGCCGACGAGGTGGCCCAAAAGGCGCAGCTCGCCTTGCAGCGCATGACCATCGAGTTTTCCGCCCTCGATCCGTCAACGTCCAGCGGGTCTGCGACCAATCTGACGTATGCGTATGGTGGGGTTTCCCATACTATTTCTCAAAACAGCAACACGATATACTATAGCCAGAGTGGGAATAGTTATGCGCTTCTTGATGGCGTGGCAGCCGGAAGCCTGCAGTTTCGATATTATACGGGCTATTCATCCACGGCAATGACGAGTTTTTCTAGCAATTCCAGTATCAACCTTATTGGTGTCTCCTTCAATATGCAGGGTGACGACACTTCTGTTGGGATGTCGCAAAGTTATTCGACCCGCGTGAAGGTCAATAAAATCCAATAG
- a CDS encoding type II secretion system protein has product MKAKGFTLLELIMTIVLFGIVSVMVVSFFNPATTRSDIPVKQLQVDAQLQLALENMIAEKNTSTYVSNLNALQTSIGSGNQSTYGGGTNYYVLENRFVCLNGTNTFVNSSVNQYLLVTIAPTATSGSRLSYLFSSNAGNCLAGGS; this is encoded by the coding sequence ATGAAAGCAAAAGGGTTCACGCTGCTTGAGTTGATCATGACCATCGTCTTGTTCGGAATCGTTTCGGTCATGGTCGTTTCTTTCTTCAATCCGGCAACGACACGATCAGATATCCCCGTGAAGCAGTTGCAGGTCGACGCACAGTTGCAGCTTGCTCTGGAAAACATGATTGCTGAAAAAAATACTAGTACATATGTGAGCAATCTTAATGCGTTGCAAACAAGTATCGGTAGCGGGAATCAGTCCACATACGGCGGTGGAACGAATTATTATGTGCTTGAAAATCGATTCGTCTGTCTCAATGGAACAAATACGTTTGTGAATAGCAGCGTCAATCAGTATCTTCTTGTCACCATTGCACCGACGGCCACGTCCGGTTCCCGGCTGAGCTATCTGTTCAGTTCCAATGCTGGAAACTGTCTCGCTGGCGGAAGCTGA
- a CDS encoding GspH/FimT family pseudopilin, whose product MQEPLSSREGESSLRLIGAQGRSCVQLRAAGFSLIEIIAVLVLLGLLALAVINRPGTKGTQAIVEADALRAALRYAQSRAMADVYTWGISISSGSYQLVEDNPNVNGGILPGQSSNSRTLPTGVTLSGANLVLFDSRGQPVTANIAVIGGASVTASTNQYINVTETPTVQTVTVTPYTGLIP is encoded by the coding sequence ATGCAGGAGCCATTGTCATCCCGCGAGGGCGAATCCTCGTTGCGCCTGATTGGAGCACAAGGGAGGTCTTGTGTGCAGTTACGGGCGGCAGGCTTTAGTCTGATTGAGATTATTGCCGTGCTGGTACTGCTTGGACTGTTGGCCCTGGCCGTCATCAACCGCCCGGGGACCAAAGGGACGCAGGCCATCGTCGAAGCGGACGCTCTGCGGGCCGCCCTCCGCTATGCCCAGAGCCGGGCTATGGCTGATGTCTACACCTGGGGCATCAGCATATCGAGCGGCAGTTACCAGCTCGTGGAAGATAATCCCAATGTGAACGGCGGCATTTTGCCCGGCCAGTCTTCCAATTCCCGGACCCTGCCGACCGGTGTCACCCTGTCCGGAGCCAACCTTGTGCTGTTCGATTCGCGGGGCCAGCCGGTCACGGCCAACATCGCGGTCATTGGCGGCGCCTCTGTCACTGCAAGCACCAATCAATATATTAATGTCACGGAAACACCGACGGTTCAAACCGTGACCGTGACGCCGTACACGGGGCTTATCCCATGA
- a CDS encoding glycosyltransferase yields MRSQEPPVDSGRWRLDALDGERRARSEFQERTAGRRQHWVDANPYYYGKVARLLRHIIEPGCSVLHLRCETGYFLDAVAPGRGIGVEISPAMVAVAAKAYPHLEFVCSEPQDYAGQGPFDYVLCSNISDTPDVLALLENAARQCGPRSRLILYSYNYLWQPLLEWASRRGRRAPVMEPNWLSIEDLQCFLNLAGFELIRTFRVVLLPKKIPLLSEFANRVLAWIPGLSSLCMTSVLVARPVPRPRPVGDISVSVIVPCKNEEGNIAAAVARIPEMGRGTEIIFCDDKSTDETLRAVEQAIRDNPRRNIRLVHGPGVCKAHNVWCGFRAATGEALMILDADLAVMPEELPYFLNALAAGSGDLINGSRMVYPIANNAMKFLNFMGNKGFSFLFSLLFGHYIKDTLCGTKVLWREDFKRIESLIGAWGVEDLWGDYDLLFGATKRSLVIHDLPVHYQERISGVTKMRRVFWNGLRMLRMLLAAWRKLRLEYY; encoded by the coding sequence ATGAGGTCGCAGGAACCGCCCGTTGACAGTGGACGCTGGCGTCTTGACGCTCTGGACGGCGAGCGTCGGGCCAGAAGCGAATTTCAGGAGCGCACGGCTGGCCGTCGACAGCACTGGGTGGATGCCAATCCCTATTATTACGGGAAAGTGGCCCGTTTGCTGCGCCATATCATCGAACCGGGGTGCAGTGTTTTGCATCTGCGCTGCGAGACAGGGTATTTTCTTGATGCCGTAGCGCCCGGACGCGGCATCGGGGTGGAGATCAGCCCGGCTATGGTCGCGGTGGCTGCCAAGGCCTATCCGCATCTGGAATTCGTCTGTAGCGAGCCCCAGGACTATGCCGGCCAGGGACCATTTGACTATGTGCTTTGCAGCAATATTTCGGATACGCCCGATGTGCTGGCGCTTCTGGAAAATGCGGCCCGACAGTGCGGCCCGCGTTCCAGGTTGATTTTGTATTCGTACAACTATTTGTGGCAGCCCCTGCTCGAATGGGCTTCGCGCCGCGGACGCCGTGCGCCGGTCATGGAACCCAACTGGTTGTCGATTGAGGATTTGCAGTGTTTCCTCAATCTGGCCGGATTTGAATTGATCCGGACCTTTCGGGTTGTCCTGTTGCCGAAAAAGATTCCCCTGTTGTCCGAATTCGCCAATCGCGTCCTGGCCTGGATTCCCGGACTTTCCAGCTTGTGTATGACCTCCGTCTTGGTGGCCCGTCCCGTTCCCCGCCCCCGGCCCGTCGGGGACATCTCGGTATCGGTCATTGTTCCGTGCAAAAACGAGGAAGGCAACATTGCCGCAGCCGTGGCCCGCATCCCGGAGATGGGACGCGGCACGGAGATCATTTTTTGCGACGACAAATCGACGGATGAGACGCTGCGCGCCGTGGAGCAGGCGATTCGGGACAATCCGCGCCGAAATATCCGGCTTGTTCACGGCCCTGGCGTCTGCAAGGCGCACAATGTCTGGTGCGGCTTCCGGGCGGCGACAGGCGAGGCGCTTATGATTCTTGATGCCGATCTGGCGGTTATGCCGGAGGAATTGCCCTATTTTCTCAATGCACTGGCTGCCGGGTCCGGCGATCTGATCAATGGCAGTCGCATGGTCTATCCCATTGCCAACAATGCCATGAAGTTTCTTAATTTCATGGGCAACAAGGGCTTCAGTTTTCTTTTTTCCCTGCTTTTTGGCCACTATATCAAGGATACGCTGTGCGGTACAAAAGTGCTGTGGCGCGAAGACTTCAAGAGGATCGAAAGTTTGATCGGTGCCTGGGGCGTCGAAGATCTCTGGGGTGATTACGATCTGCTGTTTGGGGCCACCAAGCGCTCACTGGTCATCCACGACCTGCCGGTTCATTATCAGGAACGCATTTCTGGTGTGACCAAAATGCGCCGGGTTTTCTGGAACGGACTGCGGATGTTGCGGATGCTGCTCGCGGCCTGGCGCAAACTCCGCTTGGAATATTATTGA
- a CDS encoding glycosyltransferase family 39 protein, with the protein MGVTPNGREAGGGRKQLALAFWMLCVLAGLGVCAYLLSAGWGRWGDLQIDFGREVYIPWQLAQGRVLYRDLTYSYGPLSPYVQAGLFRLFGASLSVVLVSNAGLLLATTLAVWKLVRTQSDSRTALVAVWTFVLLCGLNQVLSLGNYNFITPYSHALTYGLCLALFALALFGRFLARRTMGAAFGAGFLTGTAMLTKPEICLALGLALALGWGMLLRQDWPRRGRGGACLGVFAAGWALPLVLAFAALVTVLSPAQVFAAFYEPWSMMFDPSINGNTFYVTVFGGGNLLASLQAMGWSLAANGVVCLYVLCLGVLARRIGGAGSLLGPAAAMAGVAVVFWHLSLPEQAELFFRLPQAWPLLLAALTLWLLAGQWSAGTGQGGTGLMSLVLVGFAAALVLKIACNANLYHYGALLLAPGCLVLVVCLLRVLPAVCGAKATAPRSVFAAGATFVCLFSLIAVQLSVLAFARKTEVVTTARGSMAWDARGALVREALSQLEHLAGPEDTLAVLPEGAMLNFLTGRANPNRYVNLVLWDYMAGLSQNILAIYEAAPPDWIVFMQRDTTEFGYDFFCRGYGQDLCRWIGQEYEEVAVFGARPLVDNRFGLLLLRRKPSGG; encoded by the coding sequence ATGGGTGTCACGCCAAACGGCAGGGAAGCCGGGGGTGGGAGAAAACAGCTCGCTCTGGCTTTCTGGATGCTCTGTGTCCTGGCCGGACTGGGGGTCTGCGCCTATCTGCTGTCCGCCGGCTGGGGCCGGTGGGGCGATTTGCAGATCGATTTCGGTCGGGAAGTCTACATCCCCTGGCAGTTGGCCCAGGGGCGCGTCCTGTACCGGGATCTCACGTATTCCTACGGTCCGCTGTCGCCCTATGTTCAGGCTGGTCTGTTTCGCCTGTTCGGAGCGAGCTTGTCGGTGGTGCTGGTCAGCAACGCCGGGCTGTTGCTGGCGACGACGCTGGCCGTGTGGAAACTCGTGCGCACGCAGTCCGACTCCCGCACCGCCTTGGTGGCCGTTTGGACCTTTGTGCTGCTGTGCGGACTCAATCAGGTTCTGTCTCTTGGCAATTACAATTTCATAACGCCGTATTCCCATGCCCTGACCTACGGGTTGTGTCTGGCGCTGTTTGCCCTAGCGCTGTTTGGGCGATTTCTGGCCCGCCGGACCATGGGGGCGGCTTTTGGGGCCGGATTCCTGACCGGGACGGCCATGCTGACCAAGCCTGAAATCTGCCTTGCCTTGGGACTGGCCCTGGCCCTGGGTTGGGGGATGCTCTTGCGCCAGGACTGGCCCCGGCGGGGACGGGGCGGCGCCTGTCTGGGCGTGTTTGCGGCGGGCTGGGCGCTTCCTCTGGTTCTGGCCTTTGCTGCCTTGGTCACGGTGCTGTCGCCGGCCCAGGTGTTTGCCGCTTTTTATGAGCCCTGGTCCATGATGTTTGATCCAAGCATCAACGGCAATACCTTCTACGTGACCGTCTTTGGCGGCGGTAATCTGCTGGCCAGTTTGCAGGCCATGGGCTGGTCCCTGGCGGCAAATGGCGTGGTCTGCCTCTATGTGCTGTGCCTGGGCGTGCTGGCGCGGCGCATCGGCGGGGCAGGTTCCCTGCTTGGCCCGGCCGCGGCCATGGCCGGCGTGGCTGTGGTGTTTTGGCATTTATCGCTTCCCGAGCAGGCGGAGTTGTTTTTCCGTTTGCCACAGGCTTGGCCGCTCCTCCTGGCCGCGTTGACGCTCTGGCTGTTGGCTGGGCAGTGGAGCGCTGGTACGGGGCAGGGCGGGACGGGTCTCATGTCGCTGGTTCTGGTCGGCTTTGCCGCAGCCTTGGTCCTCAAAATCGCCTGTAACGCCAATCTGTACCATTATGGGGCGCTTTTGCTTGCCCCGGGGTGTCTTGTTTTGGTCGTGTGCTTGTTGCGGGTGCTGCCGGCTGTTTGTGGGGCCAAGGCGACGGCCCCGCGCTCCGTGTTTGCCGCTGGCGCGACGTTTGTTTGCCTCTTTTCCCTGATAGCGGTTCAGCTTTCGGTCCTGGCCTTTGCCCGCAAGACGGAGGTGGTGACCACGGCTCGGGGGAGCATGGCCTGGGACGCACGGGGAGCGCTTGTGCGTGAGGCCCTGTCGCAACTGGAACACTTGGCCGGACCAGAGGACACCCTGGCGGTCCTGCCGGAAGGGGCGATGCTCAATTTTCTGACCGGACGGGCCAATCCCAACCGCTATGTCAATCTTGTGCTCTGGGACTATATGGCTGGTTTGTCGCAGAATATTCTGGCTATTTACGAGGCCGCGCCGCCGGACTGGATTGTCTTCATGCAACGGGATACGACAGAGTTTGGCTATGATTTTTTCTGTCGCGGCTATGGTCAGGACTTATGTCGCTGGATCGGACAAGAGTACGAGGAAGTGGCGGTTTTCGGCGCAAGACCGCTGGTGGACAACCGGTTTGGCCTGCTCTTGCTGCGCAGGAAGCCTTCGGGCGGCTGA